A portion of the Actomonas aquatica genome contains these proteins:
- a CDS encoding protein-disulfide reductase DsbD family protein: MNFLRKLSAVLASLLLTQVAFAQVEASLASADAAVRPGEPITVALRLEHESHWHSYWINAGTGYPTSIEWQLPEGWTAGEIQWPTPSIIRDSHGTITGNGYENVTYLPVTLTPPADLTPGTEVTLQGHADWLMCADVCIPGDAPFALTLPVVDANTPRQPHADHGDEVRATINTLPVLPTDLQVSASKSATAVTLTVSGLDAEPTNPWFFASDALVQFDLPQSHTFADGTLTVTLPVSEYYMGDGDRLMGVLRQDNAWVGDRNLQGLAVDVAFGAAPATATTADGTATSADAAPAAGSTNLIGTLALAFVGGLILNLMPCVFPVLGIKILGFVNQAGADRRKVAMHGWVFALGVLASFWALAGLLAVLRAGGDQLGWGFQLQSPAFIFVLAAVMLIFALAMSGVFEFGLSATGVGAKLQSKDGLTGTFFTGVLATVVATPCSAPFLAPALGAALAVSVAESFLIFTVIAVGLSLPYLLLSLFPGAVKVLPRPGAWMETFKQAMAFPLYATVGYLVWVLIGQTTEGGALNAIFGLTLIAFGVWFYGRYAAPGAKATRRRIGIAAGLLLLGAGTAFGWPKPPAPNDVVWEKWSPEAIAAARAEGRPVYVDFTARWCATCQANKKLVFNSEDVKETFRDANVLTLKADWTNRDPAITAELAKWNRSAVPFNLIYKPGEPDPVVLPELLTPGIVLDALEE, translated from the coding sequence ATGAATTTCCTCCGCAAACTCAGCGCGGTGCTCGCCAGCCTCCTGCTCACCCAGGTCGCCTTCGCCCAAGTTGAGGCCTCGCTCGCCTCGGCCGACGCCGCCGTGCGTCCCGGCGAACCCATCACCGTCGCCCTGCGCCTCGAACACGAATCCCATTGGCATTCCTACTGGATCAATGCCGGCACCGGCTACCCGACCTCCATCGAGTGGCAACTGCCCGAGGGCTGGACCGCCGGCGAAATCCAATGGCCCACACCCAGCATAATCCGCGATTCCCACGGCACCATCACCGGCAATGGCTACGAAAACGTCACCTACCTTCCGGTGACACTCACCCCGCCCGCCGACCTCACGCCCGGCACCGAAGTCACCCTCCAGGGCCACGCCGACTGGCTCATGTGTGCCGACGTCTGCATTCCGGGCGACGCGCCCTTCGCACTCACCCTGCCGGTCGTCGACGCCAACACCCCGCGCCAGCCACACGCCGACCACGGCGACGAGGTGCGCGCCACGATCAACACGCTCCCGGTCCTGCCGACCGATCTCCAAGTCTCCGCCAGCAAGAGCGCCACCGCGGTCACCCTCACCGTCAGCGGCCTCGACGCCGAACCGACCAACCCGTGGTTCTTCGCCAGCGACGCGCTCGTGCAGTTTGACCTGCCGCAATCGCACACCTTTGCCGACGGCACTCTCACCGTCACCCTGCCCGTCTCCGAATACTACATGGGCGACGGCGACCGTCTCATGGGCGTGCTCCGCCAGGACAACGCCTGGGTCGGCGATCGCAACCTGCAGGGTCTCGCCGTCGATGTCGCTTTCGGCGCGGCTCCCGCCACTGCCACCACGGCCGACGGCACGGCGACCTCCGCCGATGCTGCGCCCGCCGCCGGTTCGACCAACCTCATCGGCACGCTCGCCCTCGCCTTCGTGGGCGGCCTCATTCTCAACCTTATGCCCTGCGTCTTCCCGGTGCTCGGCATCAAGATCCTCGGCTTCGTCAACCAAGCCGGCGCCGACCGCCGCAAGGTCGCCATGCATGGCTGGGTGTTCGCCCTCGGCGTGCTCGCCTCCTTCTGGGCGCTGGCCGGCCTGCTCGCCGTGCTCCGCGCCGGCGGTGACCAACTCGGCTGGGGATTCCAACTCCAGTCGCCCGCCTTCATCTTCGTGCTCGCCGCCGTCATGCTCATCTTCGCGCTCGCGATGAGCGGCGTGTTTGAGTTCGGCCTCAGCGCCACCGGTGTCGGTGCCAAGCTCCAGTCCAAGGACGGACTCACCGGCACCTTCTTCACCGGCGTGCTCGCCACCGTCGTCGCCACGCCCTGCAGCGCTCCCTTCCTCGCGCCCGCCCTCGGCGCCGCGCTGGCCGTTTCCGTCGCCGAGTCGTTCCTGATCTTCACCGTCATCGCCGTCGGCCTGAGCCTGCCCTACCTGCTGCTCTCCCTCTTCCCCGGCGCGGTCAAAGTGCTGCCGCGCCCGGGCGCCTGGATGGAGACCTTCAAGCAGGCCATGGCCTTCCCGCTGTATGCGACCGTTGGATACCTTGTCTGGGTTCTGATTGGTCAGACCACCGAAGGCGGCGCGCTCAACGCCATCTTTGGCCTCACCCTCATCGCCTTTGGCGTCTGGTTCTACGGCCGCTACGCCGCTCCCGGCGCTAAGGCCACGCGCCGCCGCATCGGCATCGCCGCCGGCCTGCTCCTGCTCGGCGCCGGCACCGCCTTCGGCTGGCCCAAGCCCCCCGCCCCCAACGACGTCGTGTGGGAAAAGTGGAGCCCCGAAGCCATCGCCGCCGCCCGCGCCGAAGGCCGCCCCGTCTACGTCGATTTCACCGCTCGCTGGTGCGCCACCTGCCAGGCCAACAAGAAGCTCGTTTTCAACTCCGAGGACGTGAAGGAAACCTTCCGTGACGCCAACGTGCTCACGCTCAAAGCCGACTGGACCAACCGCGATCCGGCCATCACCGCCGAGCTCGCCAAGTGGAACCGGAGCGCCGTCCCATTCAACCTGATCTACAAACCCGGCGAACCCGACCCGGTCGTCCTCCCCGAGCTCCTCACCCCCGGCATCGTGCTCGACGCGCTCGAAGAGTGA
- a CDS encoding PLP-dependent cysteine synthase family protein: MPYASASRSAAASSPVLNLIGNTPLLPLHFAAEGITIYAKAEYLNPSGSIKDRLALHIINDAEKRGLLHPGSIILECTSGNTGIALAMVGAAKGYAVKILMSESASVERRHLIGHFGASIQLFTTTDGYGTGIALSREMAAADPRYFLPCQFENPLNAQDHEETTGPEILRQIPGGRVDAFVSGYGTGGTITGCGRALKAAHADTLVVAMEPSEAAMLAGELPCCHAIEGIAGGYVPPLVREAPIDRKCKVSSADALAMTQRLAREFGLLVGTSSGANLCAALHLAHELGPQAQVATILCDRAERYYSTRLFHHDVTG; this comes from the coding sequence ATGCCCTACGCGTCCGCCTCCCGCTCCGCCGCGGCCTCTTCGCCCGTGCTCAATCTTATCGGCAATACGCCCCTGTTGCCGCTGCACTTCGCTGCCGAGGGGATAACCATCTACGCCAAGGCCGAGTATCTGAATCCGTCGGGCTCCATCAAAGACCGTCTCGCGCTGCACATCATCAACGATGCCGAGAAGCGCGGGCTGCTGCATCCTGGTTCGATCATTCTCGAGTGCACCTCCGGCAATACCGGCATCGCGCTCGCCATGGTGGGCGCCGCCAAGGGCTACGCCGTGAAGATCCTCATGAGCGAATCGGCCAGCGTGGAACGTCGCCACCTCATCGGCCACTTCGGCGCGTCGATCCAGCTCTTCACCACCACCGATGGTTACGGCACGGGCATCGCGCTCTCCCGCGAGATGGCCGCCGCCGATCCGCGTTATTTCCTGCCCTGCCAGTTTGAGAACCCCCTCAACGCGCAGGACCACGAGGAAACCACGGGCCCGGAAATCCTGCGCCAGATTCCCGGCGGCCGCGTCGATGCCTTCGTGTCCGGCTACGGCACCGGCGGCACCATCACCGGTTGCGGTCGCGCCTTGAAAGCCGCCCACGCCGACACCCTCGTCGTCGCGATGGAGCCGTCCGAAGCCGCCATGCTTGCTGGCGAGTTGCCCTGTTGTCACGCCATTGAAGGCATCGCCGGTGGCTACGTGCCGCCGCTGGTGCGCGAGGCGCCGATCGATCGCAAATGCAAGGTCAGCAGCGCCGACGCCCTCGCCATGACCCAGCGCCTCGCTCGCGAATTCGGCCTGCTCGTCGGCACCTCCTCGGGCGCCAACCTCTGCGCCGCCCTGCACCTCGCCCACGAACTCGGCCCACAAGCCCAGGTCGCCACCATCCTCTGCGACCGCGCCGAACGTTATTACTCCACCCGCCTGTTTCATCACGACGTCACCGGCTAA